In a genomic window of Drosophila takahashii strain IR98-3 E-12201 chromosome 3L, DtakHiC1v2, whole genome shotgun sequence:
- the LOC138912873 gene encoding uncharacterized protein — MPTGIAGDATADENRVIFLKRKATALFNRVERLVDSLSSAALTSCDESGLHVSHLFDPKFQSAPHSSFRTQLLLTASLPELSASSSVSLDIGQHYCLHLSFQNSLEVMQIEKLQHLRSCLRDTALETIRSLEISDGNYAIALDLLQNRFDNRRLVFQAHITEILGIKAVQSGSVSTLRELSDKFNAHIRALKGLGTTEQIAGCIIVQILFQKLDPASQAKWEERLEDPAFVNLIPTWESMASFLEQRCRTLETMDFAMANYAPGIQVGSNRIPNTRRSAFVASNSNPWICIFCNDAGHSISYCQNFKALSPTNRLQEAKRLCLCINCLKVGHQVRQCNSSNCRACGSKHHTLLHMGNLASLSSQEGAPLQEAIPSASPSALPSTSTALIAQDFSNDIVLLATASVLVKNRSGVFVPCRVLLDSGSQLHLITSRFASQLQVKKIKSLASVTGIGDSSFVTDGHSVNITVRSRTSDYSANITAVIAPNITERQPSFNVDIGNWKIPKNIQLADPSFYTPQRVDLLIGASLFYEMLCVGQIKLPHGLPLLQKTRLGWVVSGGYGLSNGSSLLSSQELPLASRENSFDRLDDLLRRFWEVESCAEPIIRATKEELDCEAHFVRHVVRLPAGDYSVRLPAKLNLDLLGESYQQAYRRFLSLERKLNRQPALKAQYGAFIKEYLDLGHMSSVSASDSGLCRYFLPHHCVIKEDSSTTKLRVVFDGSAASSSGYSLNDVLMAGPVIQHKLFQILLRFRSHPVAITGDICKMYRCVRVQPEDSYLQCILWRDSPQDQLRVFKLDTVTYGTKPASFLAVRAMHQLSADEHTAFPLGAEVIRRDFYVDDLISGAKSKEEAIIIMDQTSKLLAKGKFKLRKWCSNVSAVLEGVADKDKESYLKFDDGTDFAKTLGLAWDPVSDQLLFSFSVLQSASRPCRRSVLSAIARFYDPLGLVGPVITKSKIFLQQLCKEKLSWDESLPESQNTEWSAICTSFGQIKHASFPRLVLSPNSESEIHGFCDASIEAYGACVYIVCNGRSQLLCSKSRVAPLKTLTVPKLELCGAELLSRLIAEVAGTKAFEGRLYCWSDSAVALSWIRDEPSRFNIFVANRVAAIQELTESVEWRYVPTSLNPADILSRGAFPAELNDSPLWAHGPKFLCGPKADWPAPIIAERPTLEVRRKILLIKSPYEDIVANSKFANSFAALQRVFGYVYKFSNRIRRPTLTVSDLQGGTRLLLRLVQRSHLWDDIKSLQSKGLVHPSSSIASLSPFVDQFGILRVDGRLKNSSLDFNGRHPIILPRSHSVTAAIITHFHESNLHTGPRALLGIIRSQYWPIGGRKTVMKAVNKCIRCYRMKPRLVEHIMADLPKERLDGSHAFEVTGIDFCGPFLYKSEVRSKPPVKCYVCVFICFATKAIHLELIKDLSTVSFLHGLKRFICTRRKPRQIWSDNATNFVGARNELLELRRLFLSNDHQKATLDFCLAEAIDWCFIPPRSPHFGGLWEAAVKIAKHHFYRVVGTAVLAFEELRTLVCHISAVVNSRPLVSISENPADLDVLTPAHFLNGGPPSSFVEPDVTSLNFNRLDGWQRVAYLQQIFWSRWKEEYLTLLQQRSKWRTPKPGLVVDDLVLVKDENLPPMKWPLARVIELLFGGDGVARVAVLKTASGVTKRAVNKLCLLPLKDDVETQASNGGSMSGHAAAAAN; from the exons aTGCCTACGGGAATTGCTGGAGATGCTACCGCTGATGAAAACAgggtgatatttttaaagcgcAAGGCAACTGCTTTATTTAATAGAGTGGAGCGTTTAGTGGATTCCCTTTCAAGTGCGGCGTTAACTTCATGCGACGAATCCGGGCTCCACGTGAG TCATCTGTTCGATCCGAAATTTCAAAGCGCGCCTCACAGCTCCTTTCGCACTCAACTCTTGCTGACGGCATCACTCCCGGAGCTTTCGGCCTCCAGCAGCGTCAGCCTCGACATAGGGCAACATTACTGCCTCCACTTGAGCTTCCAAAATTCGCTGGAGGTTATGCAAATTG AAAAGCTGCAGCATCTACGATCATGCCTGAGGGATACTGCGTTGGAAACTATTCGCTCGCTGGAAATTTCGGACGGCAACTACGCAATTGCTTTGGATTTACTGCAAAATAGATTTGATAATCGTCGTTTGGTTTTTCAGGCACACATTACTGAGATCCTGGGAATAAAGGCGGTGCAGAGTGGTTCCGTTTCGACACTTCGGGAGCTGTCGGATAAATTCAACGCTCATATCCGCGCTCTTAAGGGGCTGGGCACGACGGAACAAATTGCAGGATGCATCATCGTCCAAATCCTGTTCCAAAAATTGGATCCGGCAAGTCAGGCCAAGTGGGAAGAGCGTTTAGAGGACCCTGCCTTCGTCAACTTAATTCCTACTTGGGAGTCAATGGCATCATTTCTGGAGCAGCGGTGCAGGACGTTGGAGACGATGGATTTTGCCATGGCAAACTATGCGCCGGGCATTCAGGTGGGAAGTAACAGAATACCCAATACGCGTAGATCAGCATTTGTTGCCTCGAATTCGAACCCTTGGATCTGTATATTCTGTAATGATGCAGGTCACTCCATTTCTTATTGCCAGAATTTTAAAGCCCTGTCTCCTACGAATAGGCTTCAAGAAGCAAAACGGCTCTGTCTTTGCATAAATTGTCTTAAGGTTGGTCATCAAGTTAGGCAGTGCAATTCCAGTAATTGTCGTGCATGCGGATCGAAGCATCACACCCTGCTTCACATGGGAAACTTAGCTTCCCTTTCTTCACAAGAAGGAGCACCTCTTCAAGAAGCAATTCCGTCTGCATCACCATCTGCACTGCCTTCCACCTCGACTGCTCTCATTGCACAGGATTTTAGTAATGATATTGTGCTCTTAGCAACGGCAAGCGTATTAGTAAAAAACCGCTCCGGAGTTTTCGTTCCCTGTCGAGTTCTACTCGACTCTGGCTCCCAGCTGCATCTAATAACGTCCCGATTCGCAAGCCAGCTTCAAGTAAAGAAGATAAAATCTTTAGCATCTGTTACTGGAATAGGAGATTCCAGTTTTGTGACGGATGGTCATTCGGTTAATATTACGGTTCGGTCCCGAACTTCCGATTACTCAGCCAACATTACCGCGGTGATTGCTCCGAACATCACAGAGCGGCAGCCTAGCTTCAATGTCGACATCGGCAATTGGaaaatacctaaaaatattcagtTAGCGGACCCCAGTTTTTATACTCCCCAGCGGGTGGACCTTTTAATCGGAGCCAGCCTCTTTTACGAGATGTTATGCGTTGGCCAAATTAAGCTTCCACATGGATTACCCCTACTTCAAAAGACTCGTCTGGGTTGGGTTGTTTCTGGAGGTTATGGCCTCTCCAATGGCTCGTCCTTATTGTCGTCTCAAGAGTTACCCCTCGCTAGCAGGGAGAATAGTTTCGATCGGTTAGATGATCTTCTTCGACGATTTTGGGAAGTGGAAAGCTGCGCCGAGCCAATCATACGCGCTACTAAGGAAGAATTGGACTGTGAAGCACATTTCGTAAGACACGTTGTTCGTTTGCCAGCTGGGGATTATTCTGTTCGTTTACCTGCCAAGCTCAATCTAGACCTCTTGGGAGAGTCCTACCAGCAAGCTTATCGAAGATTCTTGTCCCTAGAGAGAAAGCTAAATCGTCAGCCAGCCTTGAAGGCTCAATATGGAGCATTCATAAAGGAATACCTCGATCTAGGACATATGTCATCAGTGTCTGCCTCTGACAGCGGGTTGTGCCGATACTTCTTGCCTCATCATTGCGTCATAAAGGAAGATAGCTCCACCACAAAGCTCCGCGTAGTTTTTGATGGATCGGCGGCCAGCTCCTCAGGGTATTCTCTCAACGATGTTCTTATGGCAGGCCCTGTAATTCAGCATAAGCTGTTCCAGATTCTTCTTCGGTTTCGTTCACACCCGGTAGCAATCACAGGAGACATCTGCAAAATGTACCGCTGTGTTAGGGTTCAGCCTGAGGACAGCTATTTGCAATGCATTTTGTGGAGGGATTCCCCCCAGGATCAATTGCGGGTGTTTAAGCTAGACACCGTTACCTATGGCACGAAGCCAGCATCATTTCTGGCTGTGCGAGCTATGCATCAGCTGTCAGCAGACGAGCATACAGCGTTTCCGCTTGGGGCTGAGGTCATTCGTCGCGATTTTTATGTGGATGATTTGATATCTGGAGCCAAATCCAAGGAAGAAGCAATCATCATTATGGATCAAACATCAAAACTTCTAGCCAAGGGAAAATTTAAGCTTAGAAAGTGGTGCTCGAATGTGTCAGCTGTTTTGGAGGGAGTTGCAGACAAGGATAAGGAGTCTTATTTGAAGTTTGATGATGGAACTGATTTTGCAAAAACCCTAGGTCTCGCTTGGGATCCAGTTTCTGACCAATTACTGTTTTCCTTTTCGGTCTTACAGTCAGCGTCAAGACCTTGCAGGCGATCTGTCCTGTCTGCAATAGCGCGATTTTACGATCCCCTCGGGTTGGTTGGACCTGTGATcacaaaatcgaaaatattcCTTCAACAACTGTGCAAGGAGAAGTTATCCTGGGATGAAAGCCTCCCGGAGTCACAGAATACGGAATGGAGTGCTATATGCACGAGTTTTGGGCAAATTAAGCATGCGTCATTTCCTCGGCTGGTTCTTTCTCCAAACTCTGAGAGTGAGATTCATGGATTTTGTGATGCCAGCATAGAAGCATATGGTGCCTGTGTCTACATCGTTTGCAACGGCCGATCTCAATTGCTTTGCTCAAAGTCAAGGGTAGCCCCCTTAAAAACACTCACTGTGCCCAAGCTGGAGCTTTGTGGGGCTGAACTCCTGTCTAGACTCATCGCGGAAGTTGCTGGGACTAAGGCATTTGAGGGAAGGTTATACTGCTGGAGCGACTCTGCTGTTGCGCTTTCATGGATCCGAGACGAGCCCTCCAGGTTCAACATTTTTGTAGCGAACCGAGTAGCTGCCATTCAAGAGCTAACTGAGTCAGTAGAGTGGCGATATGTTCCAACTTCTTTAAATCCAGCTGACATTCTCTCCCGAGGTGCTTTTCCTGCTGAGCTTAATGACTCTCCTTTGTGGGCGCATGGACCAAAATTCCTTTGTGGCCCCAAAGCTGACTGGCCGGCCCCAATCATTGCTGAAAGACCAACGCTTGAGGTTCGCCGAAAGATTTTACTAATAAAATCTCCATACGAAGACATAGTGGCTAATTCAAAATTTGCCAATTCCTTCGCCGCCCTTCAAAGAGTTTTCGGATACGTCTACAAGTTTAGTAATCGCATCCGTCGCCCTACGCTCACGGTGTCTGACCTTCAAGGCGGTACTCGGCTGTTGCTTCGTCTGGTCCAGCGCTCACATTTATGGGACGACATCAAATCGTTGCAGTCAAAGGGATTGGTGCACCCATCCAGCTCTATCGCATCTCTTTCGCCATTTGTTGATCAATTTGGGATTCTTAGAGTGGACGGCCGGCTAAAGAATTCTTCGCTGGATTTTAATGGGCGCCATCCAATTATTTTACCACGGAGTCATTCGGTCACTGCTGCCATTATTACTCACTTTCACGAAAGCAATCTGCACACTGGACCACGGGCGCTACTCGGCATAATTCGATCCCAATATTGGCCTATTGGGGGGAGGAAGACGGTGATGAAGGCAGTAAACAAATGTATTAGATGCTATCGAATGAAGCCTCGACTAGTGGAGCATATAATGGCGGATCTTCCAAAGGAACGACTCGATGGATCTCATGCATTCGAAGTCACTGGCATTGACTTTTGCGGACCATTTCTCTACAAGTCAGAAGTGCGAAGTAAGCCTCCAGTAAAATGCTACGTTTGTGTCTTCATTTGTTTCGCCACAAAAGCTATTCATTTGGAGTTGATTAAGGATCTCTCTACAGTGTCATTTCTACATGGCCTTAAACGATTTATATGCACTAGAAGAAAGCCACGGCAGATTTGGTCTGATAATGCAACAAACTTTGTCGGCGCTCGCAATGAATTGCTCGAACTAAGGCGCCTATTCCTCAGCAATGATCATCAGAAAGCTACATTGGACTTTTGCCTGGCGGAGGCCATTGATTGGTGTTTCATTCCTCCTAGGTCGCCTCACTTTGGCGGTCTTTGGGAAGCGGCTGTGAAGATCGCTAAGCATCATTTTTACCGCGTTGTTGGCACTGCTGTTTTAGCCTTTGAGGAGTTGCGGACCTTGGTGTGTCACATTTCGGCGGTTGTTAATTCTCGACCATTAGTCTCGATTTCAGAAAACCCCGCTGATCTGGATGTGTTAACCCCAgcacattttttgaatggtgGTCCGCCTTCATCTTTCGTCGAGCCAGATGTGACCAGTCTCAACTTCAATCGCTTGGATGGATGGCAACGCGTGGCCTACTTGCAGCAGATCTTTTGGTCCCGATGGAAGGAAGAATACCTAACACTTCTGCAGCAGCGCTCCAAGTGGCGCACCCCCAAACCGGGCCTGGTTGTCGATGACTTAGTTCTGGTCAAGGACGAAAACTTGCCTCCCATGAAGTGGCCCCTCGCCAGAGTGATTGAGCTGCTGTTCGGTGGAGATGGCGTTGCTCGAGTTGCCGTTCTGAAGACAGCCTCAGGAGTGACAAAGCGAGCAGTGAACAAGCTATGTCTGCTGCCCCTTAAGGATGATGTTGAAACCCAGGCTTCCAACGGGGGGAGTATGTCGGGTcacgcagccgcagcagctaaTTAA